The Pectobacterium sp. A5351 genome contains the following window.
CAATACAGCAACTTTCTCAGTCATGATGTTCCTCATTCACTCATCTGTGGCTGTAATCTGGAATCAGCCAGTTTACGCGCCAGTTTACCGATGTTGCCGGCGCCCTGAACCAAAATCAGGTCTTCACCTCGCAGCGCCTGTGACAACAGTTCCGGTAAAGTATCCACATCCGTCACCAGAATCGGATCAATCTTACCTCTTCCGCGTATCGTACGGCACAGCGAACGGCTGTCCGCACCTGGAATCGGCGACTCTCCAGCGGAATACACATCCAGCATCAGCAATACGTCAACCTGTGATAACACGTGCGCGAAATCATCATACAAATCGCGGGTTCGCGTATAGCGATGCGGCTGAAAAATCATGACCAACCGCTTATTCGGCCACCCAGCACGGGCAGCTTTAATCGTGGCATCAACTTCCGTCGGATGGTGGCCGTAATCATCCACCAACATCGCCGTACCGCTTTGCCCATTCACCAATTCAAGCGGGTACTCACCGAGGAAATCAAAGCGACGTCCGGTGCCCTGAAAACGTTCAAGCGCACGCAGAATCGCCTCATCATCAATGCCCTCATCGGTCGCCACCGCAACCGCCGCCGCTGCGTTGAGCGCATTGTGACGCCCCGGCGCATTCAGCGTGACAGTGAGCAGCGGTTTATCTTTCCGCTCCAGCGTAAAATGCCCTTGCGCACCAGTCTGGTGATACCCTGAAATACGCACATCGGCATCGTCGCTAAAGCCATACGTAGTGATATGGCGACCCACGCGCGGCAGCAGCTCACGGATTACCGCATCATCAATACACATCACCGCTTGCCCGTAAAACGGCAGGTTGTGCAGGAAATTGATGAACGTCTGCTTCAGGTTCTCAAAATCGCCCTGATAGGTGTCCATATGGTCGGCTTCAATGTTGGTCACAATCGCCACCATCGGCTGCAAATGCAGGAAAGACGCATCGCTTTCATCTGCTTCCGCAATCAGGTAACGGCTTGAGCCCAAACGCGCATGCGTTCCTGCCGCCTTCACTAATCCGCCATTCACAAACGTCGGGTCTAATCCCGCTTCCGCGTAAATACTGCTGACCATCGCCGTGGTGGTCGTCTTACCGTGCGTACCCGCAATCGCAATACCGTGACGAAAACGCATCAGTTCCGCCAACATCTCGGCACGACGGATCACCGGAATACGGGCGTCATGCGCGGCGGCAATCTCAGGGTTATCCGCAGTAATCGCACTCGACACCACCACCACGCTGGCGTTCAAAACGTTCTCCGCACGGTGGTGGAAGTAAATCTGTGCGCCAAGTTCGGTCAACTGCTGCGTCACCGCATTCGGTGCCAGATCGGACCCGCTAATCTCATAACCTTCGTTGGCCAACACTTCGGCGATACCACCCATGCCAGCACCGCCGATGCCAACAAAGTGTATGTGCCGGACGCGATGCATCTCGGGCACGATTGAACGCAGTTTCGCCAGTTGTTGAGTATTCACTTTATTCTATCGCTACCTTGGTGCGTGGCCGCACAGCCTTCTGCCCGCCCACGCTGTATTAATTAACCGTGAGCCACATGTGTGGCCCGACTGCCTGCCGCTGCACTGACTTCCGCCGCAACCCGTTCGGTTGCATCTGGAATCGCCACTGCGCGGGCTTTTTGCGCCATTGTCAGCAAGGTTGCACGATCCCAACCGGAAAGCACCTCGCTGACAGCCGCCACGTTAAACTGTGGCTGCTCAATAATTTTTGCTGCGCCAGCTTGTTCCAACGGCAGCGCATTCCAATACTGCTGCCGATCTTTATGCTGGAACGGCACAAACAGCGCCGGTAACCCAGCCGCCGCAATTTCACTGACGGTTAATGCACCGGAACGGCACACCACAACATCCGCCCAGGCGTAGGCTTCCGCCATGTCATCAATAAACTCGGTAATCTTGTGCTGCGTCTGCCCAACATCCTGATAGGCCTGCTGAACGGTTGATAACGCACCTTTACCGACCTGATGCCAAATCGTCACGCGGTCGCCCAGCTGTGCCGCCACACCGGGCAGCGTTTGGTTCAGTACTCTTGCGCCCTGACTACCGCCAACAACCAGCACCCTCACAGGGCCTGAGCGATCGGCTAATCGTGTTTCCGGTGCAGGCAGCGCCAGCACATCAGTTCTGACCGGATTCCCCACCACATCTGCGTTGGGAAATGCGCCAGGAAACGCCTGCAATACTTTTTTGGCAATGTGGGATAACCAGCGGTTGGTCAACCCTGCAATCCCGTTCTGTTCGTGGAGCACGACCGGAATGCCGCACAGCCAGGCGGCCAGACCGCCGGGGCCGGAAACGTAACCGCCCATCCCCAACACCACATCAGGCTGGTAGCGGCGCATAATCGCCCGCGCCTGACGTACTGCCTGAAAAATACGAATCGGTGCGCTTAACTGCGCCCAAATGCCTTTACCACGCAATCCAGAAATGCGGATAAAATCAATTTCGATACCATGCTTAGGCACCAAATCGGCTTCCATTCGATCCGCCGTACCTAACCAGCGAACCTGCCAGCCCTGCGCCATCAGGTGGTGTGCAACCGCGAGTCCGGGGAAAACATGCCCGCCCGTACCGCCAGCCATCACCATCAAACGCTTGCCTTCGCCACTCATCGGGCACCTCTCGTAAACGCCTGCGCTTTCGTCAGACGCGTTTCAAAATCAATGCGTAACAGCAAAACAATCGCCGTCGACATAATCAGCAAACTGGAACCGCCGTAACTGATCAGCGGCAACGTCAGCCCTTTCGTCGGTAGCATTCCCGCCGCCGCGCCTACGTTCACCAGCGTCTGAAAGCTGAACCAGATACCGATTGAACACGCCAGAAAGCCCGAAAAACGCTGATCGATTTCCAGCGCCCGCTTCCCGATAGACATCGCGCGAAAAGCGACGAAGAATATCATTAACAACGCTAAAACCACACCGATATAGCCGAGTTCCTCACCTAAAATAGAGAAAATGAAATCGGTATGCGCCTCCGGCAAATATTCCAGTTTCTGTACTGAATTCCCCAGCCCTTGTCCCCAGAATTCGCCGCGCCCAAATGCCATCAGGGATTGCGTCAACTGGTAACCGCTGCCGAACGGATCGTCCCACGGATTCCAGAAAGACGTCACACGTCGCATACGGTAAGGCTCAGCGACAATCAACAGGCCAACGGCAAACACGCCACAGCCGATAATCGCCAAAAACTGCCACATCTTGGCACCGGCCAGAAACAGCATCGCCAGCGTCGTAATAAAGAGCACAACCACGGTACCGAGATCAGGCTGCGCCAGCAGCAGCACCGCCAACACCACCATCACGCCCATCGGTTTGCAAAAGCCCCAGAAGTTATTTCTCACTTCCTCAACTTTGCGCACCATGTAGCTGGACAGGTAGCAAAACAGCGCCAGCTTGGATAACTCCGCAGGCTGAATACGCAACGGCCCCAGCGAAATCCAGCGGGATGCACCGTTGACCGAGCTTCCCACCGCCAGAACCACCAACAGCATAACCATCGCGAGCAACAACAGCACCGGGCTGTAGCGCTGCCATATCTCCATCGGGATACGCAGCGTGACTAACGACAAACCAAATGCCAACCCGAGATAAATCGCATCACGTTTCGCAAACAGGAACGGGTCGCTGGCAAGACGTTGTCCGACTGGCATGGAAGCCGACGTCACCATCACAAAACCAATCACAGCCAGCCCAAGCGTCAACCACACCAGCGTCCTGTCATAGAGAACCACGCTCAGCGTATCGCTTTCACGCGTTCCCATAACCCAGCTTTTGATGCGTTCGATAAACGCCAGCCCGAAGAACCGCATCAGCCTAACTCCTCCGCCAGACGAGCGAATTCATCGCCTCGCTGTTCAAAACTGCGGAACTGATCCAGACTTGCGCAGGCAGGCGACAGCAACACCATATCGCCTGACTTAACGCGTTCGGCGATGACGCACATCGCCTGTTCCATCGTTTCTGTTTGTTCAGCAACCTCAGGACGTAACGCAGCCAGTTGCTGTCCATCACGACCAAAACAATACAAACGAATGTGTTCACCCTGTAAATACGGCACCAGTGGTGAGAAGTCGGCAGATTTTCCATCACCACCTAGCAGCAGGTGCAGCGTGCCTTCGACGGTCAACCCGCTCAATGCAGCTTCAGTGCTCCCCACATTGGTGGCTTTAGAATCATTGATCCACCGCACGCCGTTGCGCTCAAAGGCCATTTGAAAGCGATGAGGCAGCCCGGTAAATGACGTCAACGCCGTCAGCGCAGACGAGCGAGGAATCTTCACGGCATCAGCCAGCGCCAGCGCTGCCAATGCGTTCGTATAATTGTGCTGGCCAACCAGCTTGATTTCACGGGTATTGAGTACACGTTCACCATCCACCCGCAGCCAGGTTTCTCCCTGCTGGCGGTTAAGATGATAATCGCCGACATCAACCCCAAAACTGCGGCAGCGTGCATCCGCACCGCGAACCGGCATGGTCAGCGCATCATCAGCATTCACAACACACAACTCTGCGTGTTCATAAATACGCAATTTCGCCGCCCGGTACTGCTGTAGACCCAATGGGTAACGGTTGGTGTGATCTTCCGTCACGTTCAGAATGGTTGCCGCCGCCGCGTGCAGGCTGTTCGTCGTTTCGAGTTGGAAACTCGACAGCTCCAACACATAAAGCTGAGCAGGCTGCTCAAGCAGTTGCAGCGCAGGCAGACCAATGTTGCCACCCACGCCCACCTGCCACCCCGCCGCTCGTGCCATTTCACCGACCAGCGTCGTCACCGTGCTTTTACCGTTAGAACCGGTAATCGCCACAATCGGTGCCTGTGCTTCACGGCAGAACAGTTCGATATCGCCAACGATTTCAATGCCTGCGTCGGCAGCATCGCACAGAATCGGTGTCGCCAACGCCACACCGGGGCTGGCGACAATCAAATCCGCGTTCATCAGCCAGTCTTCATTCAGACTACCGAGGTGTCGCTCTACCTGCTCAGGCAGCTT
Protein-coding sequences here:
- the murC gene encoding UDP-N-acetylmuramate--L-alanine ligase, which produces MNTQQLAKLRSIVPEMHRVRHIHFVGIGGAGMGGIAEVLANEGYEISGSDLAPNAVTQQLTELGAQIYFHHRAENVLNASVVVVSSAITADNPEIAAAHDARIPVIRRAEMLAELMRFRHGIAIAGTHGKTTTTAMVSSIYAEAGLDPTFVNGGLVKAAGTHARLGSSRYLIAEADESDASFLHLQPMVAIVTNIEADHMDTYQGDFENLKQTFINFLHNLPFYGQAVMCIDDAVIRELLPRVGRHITTYGFSDDADVRISGYHQTGAQGHFTLERKDKPLLTVTLNAPGRHNALNAAAAVAVATDEGIDDEAILRALERFQGTGRRFDFLGEYPLELVNGQSGTAMLVDDYGHHPTEVDATIKAARAGWPNKRLVMIFQPHRYTRTRDLYDDFAHVLSQVDVLLMLDVYSAGESPIPGADSRSLCRTIRGRGKIDPILVTDVDTLPELLSQALRGEDLILVQGAGNIGKLARKLADSRLQPQMSE
- the murG gene encoding undecaprenyldiphospho-muramoylpentapeptide beta-N-acetylglucosaminyltransferase, translating into MSGEGKRLMVMAGGTGGHVFPGLAVAHHLMAQGWQVRWLGTADRMEADLVPKHGIEIDFIRISGLRGKGIWAQLSAPIRIFQAVRQARAIMRRYQPDVVLGMGGYVSGPGGLAAWLCGIPVVLHEQNGIAGLTNRWLSHIAKKVLQAFPGAFPNADVVGNPVRTDVLALPAPETRLADRSGPVRVLVVGGSQGARVLNQTLPGVAAQLGDRVTIWHQVGKGALSTVQQAYQDVGQTQHKITEFIDDMAEAYAWADVVVCRSGALTVSEIAAAGLPALFVPFQHKDRQQYWNALPLEQAGAAKIIEQPQFNVAAVSEVLSGWDRATLLTMAQKARAVAIPDATERVAAEVSAAAGSRATHVAHG
- the ftsW gene encoding cell division protein FtsW, with translation MRFFGLAFIERIKSWVMGTRESDTLSVVLYDRTLVWLTLGLAVIGFVMVTSASMPVGQRLASDPFLFAKRDAIYLGLAFGLSLVTLRIPMEIWQRYSPVLLLLAMVMLLVVLAVGSSVNGASRWISLGPLRIQPAELSKLALFCYLSSYMVRKVEEVRNNFWGFCKPMGVMVVLAVLLLAQPDLGTVVVLFITTLAMLFLAGAKMWQFLAIIGCGVFAVGLLIVAEPYRMRRVTSFWNPWDDPFGSGYQLTQSLMAFGRGEFWGQGLGNSVQKLEYLPEAHTDFIFSILGEELGYIGVVLALLMIFFVAFRAMSIGKRALEIDQRFSGFLACSIGIWFSFQTLVNVGAAAGMLPTKGLTLPLISYGGSSLLIMSTAIVLLLRIDFETRLTKAQAFTRGAR
- the murD gene encoding UDP-N-acetylmuramoyl-L-alanine--D-glutamate ligase; the encoded protein is MVDYQGKKVVIIGLGLTGISCVDFFLARGVVPRVVDTRISPPGLDKLPEQVERHLGSLNEDWLMNADLIVASPGVALATPILCDAADAGIEIVGDIELFCREAQAPIVAITGSNGKSTVTTLVGEMARAAGWQVGVGGNIGLPALQLLEQPAQLYVLELSSFQLETTNSLHAAAATILNVTEDHTNRYPLGLQQYRAAKLRIYEHAELCVVNADDALTMPVRGADARCRSFGVDVGDYHLNRQQGETWLRVDGERVLNTREIKLVGQHNYTNALAALALADAVKIPRSSALTALTSFTGLPHRFQMAFERNGVRWINDSKATNVGSTEAALSGLTVEGTLHLLLGGDGKSADFSPLVPYLQGEHIRLYCFGRDGQQLAALRPEVAEQTETMEQAMCVIAERVKSGDMVLLSPACASLDQFRSFEQRGDEFARLAEELG